The genome window TAGGTGGAGCCTTTGTCCAGGATACAACAGCTGTACCAAGTAAGTATTTCGTTTGCTCCACCTAagatataatataattatagaaatttCAATGTGTGTTTTTCTCCCCCAGCATCGTCATCCATTGGTGATGGTAAAGGAGCTGCACTGTCTGATGGTTACCCTGGGCGATTATCAGATCATGTCACCACCAGTGGACAATCCACCTCTATGACTTCCTTCACTGACACAAAAAATGAGAGGTGAGTAAATAGCATTGTCTATATAGAGGGTGTGTCAGGGGTGTGTTTAACTTTAGTTGTTCTTATTTCTTAAGGATAAGAACACAATTCTAGGTTAGTATAGACTTTCCATTGCCTGAGAAGGCAAATATAGATACctagatatatacatgtaggtacactTTTGTGAGTTTTCATTATAAACTTGTACATAATTCCCTCTGGTTGAAGTATATTCCCCTCTCCCTCCAGGCCTCCTCAACCATCTGCTGCTTACTCCCCCTCCTCTCAACCTCTCCCACAAGTGGGCTTGGCAAACAAGGACAAGTCCAACATCATCATCAAGAAGGGCTCTAGTTTGACTGGGCGACACATTGCAGCCATCACAAACAACAACACTCTCCAACCCACCAGTGTAGGAAGCATGCAACCAGCCTACACACAGGGCTCTGTTCCTCAGACTGTAGACTCGGTTAAAACAGAGTACGACCCCGCAGACACTGGTTGGCAACATCTACCCCCGGAACATGCTATCATGGCAACTGAAAATCAAACTATTGGCAATCAAGGAACTGGCAAAACCTTAGGAGGCATGTCTGTTCCCACGGTGATGGCTCCCGGAGTGCTGGATATCTCTACAGTTACTCACAGTCCTGGAGGAGGCAATCTACCTGGCTCACCTGTGAGACCTTCTGGCCTGCTACACCCACAAGGAGTGGGGACCTCCCCCCGACCACAAATTTTGAGGAAAAGGACTCTCgataggtgtgtgtgtgtgttgtctgatTTAGTAGACATGTTAAGGTTACAGTAAACCGTTTGCTCatattattcatgagctagatctagtgatattgagcagctgaaacgcAGTGGTCATTTCATCGAATAGACACTTTTGAGAGATAGCTTAGATAGCGTAGGTGCAGCCTACTGTAGCTCAGGGCCACATAAGGAGATATTTATAAAAAAAAGACTGCTGAAAGCTCataagaggctgttttccttggctctgtcAGCCATTTTAAGTACATATTCTtgttttgtgagagtttcttGGCCCGGAACAAAAAAAACGCTTCGTGTAGCCCTCCAGTATGGTAAGAAGTATCCTCTAAGAGCAAAGACACATGCAGAGCTAGAAATATTTTTAAAAGTTTAATTGGACTAcaacttgatgatcgctcagagctgTCATGATGTACTTCAAACTTCTatcatggcatttatagtttcacaaaaataattataagaaaatcatgaatattcataaGCAGATGCAATGTACAATCTGTGGTAtcttacttacatgtaccctctTTATTGCAGCAGCTTGTCTCAGGGGGAATTCCCTCTGGTTCCCCTGAGTCCCACCTCTGATGGGGGCGTGGCACCTCTCAACCATGTAGGGGGACGCTCTGATCCTGGCGATGTGTCAGCCTCTCCAAGAAAAAAACCTCGCAAACAAAACATGTAAGCTCTTCTATCTTACACTAATGTTTACTTCAATTTTCTCCTTCTTTTCTAGGGTTGCCAATGATGACATGTATGCATCAAATGTCCCCGACTCTCTTTCGTCGTCTTCTGCCTCCTCATTGGACACACCTCTCTCTGTGGAGGGGTCAGAAGAAAGTGGAAGGACATCTGGCTCAAGCAAAAGCACTCGCAGCAAAAAAGAATCAATCAAAGATGGTGGTGAGTGAAAGTTACTAGCCTGTGTAGTATTACAAATACTAATgctaactagtgttcaagctggcgctgtgctaatgcctctcgccatgtttttgctttcgctcaaaagtattagagtgttatagaaaggtttataatttgcaataattatgatttcaaATTGACAAAATAGGTGTTAGCAATTGAATGAACATTAAACACAGTAACGAATAATACAAATTGAAAGTAATGTAAttatcagaaaaggttggtttgtggcttacctggacctcaacaaagaagaaaattgattctgattctgaaaaatggattctcttatacgtggtattgagcgcgcatgcgcattagatctacatccaggaataggggtgtgtctgccaataatggctactaaaatagctagcttctttagcagctctttctaactcttgtagccaacaaaaagctagcgcttaagtgcaaggctaactcataagttgaatagaaagtttgtgcgaacagatgatgctatgaaagattctgaagagactgcaacagccttcaatgtgagtcaaactagccataactcgagaaagaagctttagtttgctaatccacgaatcaaaatccaagagaacgtggctagaaacctatagaagctgttagttttcgtcgcattgtaaccgttgagcagttatagctggaatacacacacagacagacagacagacagacagacacacacacacacacacacagtcagctttaccgtatccctcgtgcggctacgcctcgaggcataattactgtAGTAGTTCACTGTAAAATCCTTCTCTTTATCTAGCCCCTATGGAAGTGGAGATCAGATATTTGTCTCAGTTGCGCAGATCTCCGTACCCAATCAGCTCTCTCCACAAAGTGTGTCACAAGGCGCCTCACAATCACTTCAAGCAACACTCTGACATCAAACGCAAAGGTAGgccgtcactgttgctgtgtgtatatatgtagTATTACTATTCTGTGTATATACCTCTGTGCAGATGAGAGTAGACTGTCAGCAGTGGAGTTGGCCAGTGATCGCTATGCTCTGCAGCGAGCAGAGGGCTGGAGAGTCCACCATGTACTCAAACAGGTCAAGGAAATGGTGAGTGTCATGTGATTTGTGTGTGGGTTACATTATTGCATCGCACTTGTGTCTATGTACATGACATTATAGTGATGTAATACTATGTCATTCTTACAGTCGAGTGTGGAGCAGGAGCTACTGGAAGTGGCTGAGAGTTTGCGCTCATTCTCGGATGACATGAAGGCCAGCAAAAAGTGTGTGATCG of Halichondria panicea chromosome 9, odHalPani1.1, whole genome shotgun sequence contains these proteins:
- the LOC135341163 gene encoding histone deacetylase complex subunit SAP130-A-like isoform X2, encoding MTDNSRQQEDRSSVMNGPPSSNPQLQAGLIPHFAMASDSSMGLTAHHSLAAYGIMHHQPIGMGRVPSNPPNDMGPPIFMPSLNLGVPRVATTTMNQATKQNSLNQPFMQDVPMGFPPQSLIFHPSPVRQSSQPPYLSPSSPVNIKLATSKSGTTKPMATKTQVVRPTPKQPTSTSLNTKLTNVAVSRPKGESPINHVTYAPGLYMLSTVSQKGSSTLSKMLMSPAHQQTSVASSAQQKGSMDVGGAFVQDTTAVPTSSSIGDGKGAALSDGYPGRLSDHVTTSGQSTSMTSFTDTKNERPPQPSAAYSPSSQPLPQVGLANKDKSNIIIKKGSSLTGRHIAAITNNNTLQPTSVGSMQPAYTQGSVPQTVDSVKTEYDPADTGWQHLPPEHAIMATENQTIGNQGTGKTLGGMSVPTVMAPGVLDISTVTHSPGGGNLPGSPVRPSGLLHPQGVGTSPRPQILRKRTLDSLSQGEFPLVPLSPTSDGGVAPLNHVGGRSDPGDVSASPRKKPRKQNMVANDDMYASNVPDSLSSSSASSLDTPLSVEGSEESGRTSGSSKSTRSKKESIKDGAPMEVEIRYLSQLRRSPYPISSLHKVCHKAPHNHFKQHSDIKRKDESRLSAVELASDRYALQRAEGWRVHHVLKQVKEMSSVEQELLEVAESLRSFSDDMKASKKCVIETEYLDNFKELVECNSVRSSRILSHMESTRAKSLQLLEHRPQVTELLVKCSPPSPLLPHLFTNHHTTS
- the LOC135341163 gene encoding histone deacetylase complex subunit SAP130-A-like isoform X1, whose product is MTDNSRQQEDRSSVMNGPPSSNPQLQAGLIPHFAMASDSSMGLTAHHSLAAYGIMHHQPIGMGRVPSNPPNDMGPPIFMPSLNLGVPRVATTTMNQATKQNSLNQPFMQDVPMGFPPQSLIFHPSPVRQSSQPPYLSPSSPVNIKLATSKSGTTKPMATKTQVVRPTPKQPTSTSLNTKLTNVAVSRPKGESPINHVTYAPGLYMLSTVSQKGSSTLSKMLMSPAHQQTSVASSAQQKGSMDVGGAFVQDTTAVPTSSSIGDGKGAALSDGYPGRLSDHVTTSGQSTSMTSFTDTKNERPPQPSAAYSPSSQPLPQVGLANKDKSNIIIKKGSSLTGRHIAAITNNNTLQPTSVGSMQPAYTQGSVPQTVDSVKTEYDPADTGWQHLPPEHAIMATENQTIGNQGTGKTLGGMSVPTVMAPGVLDISTVTHSPGGGNLPGSPVRPSGLLHPQGVGTSPRPQILRKRTLDSSLSQGEFPLVPLSPTSDGGVAPLNHVGGRSDPGDVSASPRKKPRKQNMVANDDMYASNVPDSLSSSSASSLDTPLSVEGSEESGRTSGSSKSTRSKKESIKDGAPMEVEIRYLSQLRRSPYPISSLHKVCHKAPHNHFKQHSDIKRKDESRLSAVELASDRYALQRAEGWRVHHVLKQVKEMSSVEQELLEVAESLRSFSDDMKASKKCVIETEYLDNFKELVECNSVRSSRILSHMESTRAKSLQLLEHRPQVTELLVKCSPPSPLLPHLFTNHHTTS